In the Thermodesulfovibrio yellowstonii DSM 11347 genome, one interval contains:
- the tolQ gene encoding protein TolQ → MEPTVIDLIKQTGFIAKSVLLILLFFSIFSWAIIFYKWKIFKNMKKENQKFFDAFINSNGTKELFSLAKRFELSPIASLYRAVFAETQGRNSVNLDAIVKKYSSDEANKIESYLGFLATTGSTTPFIGLFGTVWGIMDAFRSIGIKGSASIATVAPGIAEALITTAAGLFAAIPAVIAYNYFTSQANKIINEVQDFSETLLKYPWQD, encoded by the coding sequence ATGGAACCTACAGTAATTGACCTTATAAAGCAAACTGGCTTTATTGCAAAATCTGTTTTACTGATTCTTCTTTTCTTTTCTATATTTTCTTGGGCTATTATATTCTATAAATGGAAAATATTCAAAAACATGAAAAAAGAAAATCAAAAATTCTTTGATGCTTTTATTAATTCTAATGGAACAAAGGAACTTTTTTCTTTAGCTAAAAGATTTGAATTAAGTCCTATAGCATCTCTTTATAGAGCAGTCTTTGCTGAAACGCAAGGTAGGAATTCCGTTAATCTTGACGCTATAGTAAAAAAATATTCCTCTGATGAAGCAAATAAAATTGAAAGTTATCTCGGCTTTCTTGCAACAACTGGTTCAACAACTCCTTTTATAGGACTTTTTGGCACTGTGTGGGGAATCATGGATGCCTTCAGAAGTATAGGGATCAAAGGCTCTGCCTCTATTGCAACTGTTGCGCCAGGCATCGCAGAGGCACTAATTACCACCGCTGCTGGTCTTTTTGCAGCGATACCGGCAGTAATTGCCTATAATTACTTTACATCACAGGCAAACAAAATAATAAATGAAGTTCAAGACTTTTCTGAAACTCTTTTAAAATACCCATGGCAGGATTAA
- a CDS encoding PD40 domain-containing protein yields the protein MKLRLIATLFLIISIVFIGPVFAEKIYLDITQPSIKKLTLAMEGFEKVPVLFNTVKENLEFTEYFRIYGPFPYKGEGFDPSLWKSSDVEIVVRAETLNKISIQVFTVTASSPIFAKEYPLNDNEYTGNLISSDIYKLLTGKKAPFFNRFIFIKKFSKSMGIFISNWNGKTIHDTGIRRDIISRVVLRGNKIFYSSLEGKFWHIEIYDLSTRLNKEIIKSKALLQLGDVIGDSQFIYLENDGEISQIKITDLSGKSRTVASSRWIESSPRWHASQIFFVSNRAGSPQIYQAVEGAGARRITFQGRYNTEPSISPDGSKLAFSSLVGGFQIYILDLLSGTQNQITKEGNNEQPSFCPDGNFLTIMSDRRGKKEIYLISQDGLIQKPLTIGYLPYCSK from the coding sequence ATGAAATTAAGATTGATAGCAACTCTATTTCTTATTATTTCAATTGTTTTTATTGGTCCAGTATTTGCAGAAAAAATTTATCTTGACATAACACAGCCTAGCATAAAAAAACTTACTTTAGCAATGGAAGGATTTGAAAAAGTTCCTGTTTTATTTAATACAGTGAAGGAAAATCTTGAATTTACCGAGTATTTCAGAATTTACGGACCTTTCCCGTATAAAGGGGAAGGATTTGATCCTTCTTTATGGAAATCTTCTGATGTTGAAATTGTTGTCAGGGCAGAAACTTTAAATAAAATTTCAATTCAAGTGTTTACGGTTACCGCCTCCTCACCAATCTTCGCAAAAGAATATCCTCTGAATGACAATGAATATACAGGAAATCTCATTTCTTCTGATATATACAAGCTATTGACAGGCAAAAAAGCACCTTTTTTTAATCGTTTTATCTTTATAAAAAAATTTTCTAAATCAATGGGAATATTTATAAGTAATTGGAATGGAAAAACTATTCATGATACAGGAATTAGAAGGGATATAATTTCAAGAGTTGTACTGAGAGGAAATAAAATTTTTTATTCATCCCTTGAAGGAAAGTTTTGGCATATAGAAATTTATGACCTTTCAACAAGATTAAACAAAGAAATAATAAAAAGCAAGGCATTACTTCAACTTGGAGATGTAATTGGAGATTCTCAGTTTATCTATCTTGAAAATGATGGAGAAATATCACAAATAAAGATAACTGATCTTTCAGGGAAAAGCAGAACCGTTGCTTCTTCCCGTTGGATTGAGTCTTCTCCGCGATGGCACGCATCCCAGATATTTTTTGTTTCAAACAGAGCAGGCTCTCCCCAGATTTATCAAGCCGTTGAGGGAGCAGGAGCAAGAAGAATAACTTTTCAAGGAAGATATAATACTGAGCCTTCAATAAGCCCTGATGGAAGCAAGCTTGCCTTTTCCTCTCTCGTAGGAGGTTTCCAAATTTATATTCTTGATTTACTATCAGGAACACAAAATCAAATAACAAAAGAAGGGAATAATGAACAACCTTCTTTTTGTCCTGATGGCAATTTTTTAACAATCATGTCAGATAGAAGAGGCAAAAAAGAAATATATCTTATAAGTCAAGACGGATTAATTCAAAAGCCATTGACTATAGGATATCTTCCATACTGCTCAAAATGA
- the tolR gene encoding protein TolR — MAGLTPRRRSSIADINVTPLVDVMLVLLIIFMITAPLLKQGIDVNLPKAKGKSLEETEKINIVINKEGKIFLNDKIIHKDDLPGLLSTYKETNAAVLLRADKDVPYGIVAEVMGEIKASGIEKIGMVTEPKETR; from the coding sequence ATGGCAGGATTAACACCACGCAGAAGGTCATCAATAGCAGACATTAATGTTACTCCTTTAGTTGATGTAATGCTTGTATTGCTCATTATCTTTATGATTACAGCTCCTCTTTTAAAACAAGGTATCGATGTTAATCTTCCAAAAGCAAAAGGAAAAAGCTTGGAAGAAACTGAAAAAATCAATATTGTTATCAACAAAGAAGGGAAGATATTTTTAAATGATAAAATAATCCATAAGGATGACCTGCCTGGATTGCTTTCCACATACAAGGAAACTAATGCTGCTGTACTTTTAAGAGCTGATAAAGATGTTCCATATGGGATTGTAGCTGAAGTTATGGGAGAAATTAAAGCTTCAGGTATAGAAAAAATAGGAATGGTAACAGAACCAAAAGAAACTCGATGA
- a CDS encoding energy transducer TonB — MTNKIYSSLFLSIFFHGLFILLLIFGIRNSVKDFKNLTYVTLIEETNNTLQTVSSTDEKNSLENIAQIKQKTFSENSTEKTRKITKEDEQLLKERLDALKAKKKILDKIQSGSIELKGQQNIKGEGISSSYLTVISSLIRHHWNIPDTIPKNLEAVISVRILLNGQIVIEGFEKSSGNTLFDSSVIKALKNSSPLPPPKGEVVVGLRFKP; from the coding sequence ATGACAAATAAGATTTATTCCTCTCTTTTTTTATCAATTTTTTTTCATGGCTTATTTATTTTATTATTAATATTCGGCATAAGAAACTCAGTTAAGGATTTTAAAAATCTAACCTACGTAACTTTAATTGAAGAAACAAACAATACATTGCAGACAGTTTCCTCAACAGATGAAAAAAACTCCTTAGAAAACATTGCACAGATAAAACAAAAAACATTTTCAGAGAACTCTACTGAAAAAACACGGAAAATAACAAAAGAAGATGAACAACTCCTTAAAGAAAGACTTGATGCCCTTAAAGCTAAAAAGAAAATTCTTGATAAAATTCAATCAGGTTCTATTGAATTAAAGGGTCAACAAAATATTAAAGGTGAAGGCATTTCATCAAGTTATTTAACAGTAATTTCAAGCTTAATAAGGCATCACTGGAACATTCCTGATACTATTCCTAAAAATCTTGAAGCAGTGATTTCAGTCAGAATTCTTCTAAATGGACAAATTGTTATTGAAGGGTTTGAAAAAAGTTCAGGAAATACATTATTTGATTCTTCCGTAATCAAAGCTCTTAAAAACTCTTCACCGCTTCCTCCTCCTAAGGGTGAAGTAGTGGTTGGATTGAGGTTTAAACCATGA